From a single Marinobacter sp. SS13-12 genomic region:
- the thrS gene encoding threonine--tRNA ligase has product MPVVTLPDGSHRSFAESVTVHDVAADIGAGLAKAAIAGRVNGKLVDTSYPIDEDADLAIVTERDDDGVDIIRHSTAHLLAMAVKELFPSAQVTIGPVVDNGFYYDFKFDRPFTNEDLSRIEKRMEELAKQDIPVSRSVMSRDEAVRLFDEMGEEYKVRIIEDIPGDEDLSFYRQGDFIDLCRGPHVPSTGKLKAFKLTKVAGAYWRGDTSNEQLQRVYGTAWGNKKDLKAYLHRLEEAEKRDHRKIGKKLSLFHMQEEAPGMVFWHPDGWSLYQEIEQYMRRKQHDHGYQEIKTPQVVSRSLWEKSGHWDKFKDDMFTTESEKHDYAIKPMNCPCHVQVFNQGLKSYKDLPLRLAEFGSCHRNEASGALHGLMRVRGFTQDDAHIFCEEDAIQQEVSSFIEMLHEIYEDFGFTEILYKLSTRPEKRVGSDEVWDKAEAALEEALNREGVDWELLPGEGAFYGPKIEFSLKDCIGRVWQCGTIQVDFSMPGRLGAQYVADNSERKTPVMLHRAVLGSFERFIGILIEEYEGAFPTWLAPTQIAVLNITDNQRDYCQNLAKKWDSLGYRVNADLRNEKIGFKIREHTINKVPFLVVVGDKEVENNAVAVRTRKGEDLGTLSLDAFEQLMADEINRKGRTKTEI; this is encoded by the coding sequence ATGCCAGTTGTAACCCTGCCTGATGGCAGTCACCGCAGTTTTGCCGAATCTGTAACCGTTCACGATGTCGCAGCAGACATCGGGGCCGGTCTTGCCAAGGCCGCTATCGCCGGCCGTGTTAACGGCAAGCTGGTTGATACCAGCTATCCCATTGACGAAGACGCCGATCTCGCCATTGTTACCGAGCGGGATGACGACGGCGTGGATATTATCCGCCATTCCACTGCCCACTTGCTGGCGATGGCTGTGAAGGAACTGTTTCCCTCTGCCCAGGTCACCATTGGCCCGGTTGTGGATAACGGGTTCTACTACGATTTCAAGTTCGACCGGCCGTTTACCAATGAAGACCTGAGCCGGATCGAAAAGCGCATGGAAGAGCTGGCGAAGCAGGACATTCCCGTTTCCCGCTCGGTCATGTCCCGTGATGAAGCCGTGCGTCTGTTCGATGAAATGGGCGAGGAGTACAAGGTTCGCATCATAGAAGACATTCCGGGTGATGAAGACCTGTCATTCTACCGCCAGGGTGACTTCATCGACCTGTGTCGCGGGCCCCACGTGCCCAGTACCGGCAAGCTCAAGGCCTTCAAGCTGACCAAAGTAGCCGGTGCCTACTGGCGCGGCGACACCAGCAACGAGCAGTTGCAGCGTGTGTACGGTACCGCCTGGGGCAACAAGAAAGACCTGAAAGCCTATCTCCACCGCCTGGAAGAGGCTGAGAAGCGGGATCACCGCAAGATCGGCAAGAAGCTGAGCCTGTTCCATATGCAGGAAGAAGCGCCGGGTATGGTGTTCTGGCATCCGGATGGCTGGTCCCTGTACCAGGAAATCGAACAGTACATGCGCCGCAAGCAGCATGACCACGGTTACCAGGAAATCAAGACGCCACAGGTGGTGTCACGGTCACTGTGGGAAAAGTCCGGGCACTGGGACAAGTTCAAGGACGACATGTTTACCACAGAGTCCGAGAAGCACGACTACGCCATCAAGCCTATGAACTGTCCATGCCACGTGCAGGTGTTCAATCAGGGCCTCAAGAGCTACAAGGATTTGCCCCTGCGCCTGGCGGAGTTTGGCTCCTGCCACCGCAACGAAGCCTCCGGTGCCCTGCACGGCCTGATGCGTGTGCGTGGATTCACCCAGGACGATGCGCACATTTTCTGCGAGGAAGATGCGATTCAGCAGGAGGTGTCGTCCTTTATAGAGATGCTTCACGAGATCTATGAGGACTTCGGATTTACTGAGATCCTGTACAAGCTCTCAACCCGGCCGGAAAAGCGTGTTGGCTCTGACGAAGTCTGGGACAAGGCGGAAGCGGCCCTGGAAGAGGCGCTGAATCGTGAGGGTGTAGACTGGGAGTTATTACCGGGCGAAGGCGCCTTTTATGGGCCGAAAATCGAATTTTCTCTGAAAGACTGCATCGGCCGGGTATGGCAATGTGGTACCATTCAGGTCGATTTTTCCATGCCGGGCCGCCTGGGTGCGCAATATGTGGCAGATAATTCAGAGCGCAAGACGCCTGTTATGCTGCACAGGGCGGTTTTGGGATCGTTCGAACGCTTCATCGGCATTCTTATTGAAGAATACGAAGGTGCTTTCCCGACCTGGCTGGCCCCGACGCAGATTGCGGTGCTGAATATTACCGATAATCAGCGTGATTATTGCCAGAATCTTGCAAAAAAATGGGATTCCCTTGGCTATAGGGTTAATGCCGACTTGAGAAACGAGAAGATCGGCTTTAAAATCCGCGAGCATACTATCAACAAAGTCCCTTTCCTTGTTGTTGTCGGCGACAAAGAAGTCGAGAACAACGCCGTTGCGGTGAGAACCCGCAAAGGCGAAGATTTGGGGACTTTATCGCTGGACGCGTTTGAGCAGCTAATGGCTGACGAAATCAATCGCAAAGGCAGAACCAAGACGGAGATCTGA
- a CDS encoding VOC family protein yields the protein MIGYVTIGVKDMAKAKKFYLDLLGDLGAKELLDLGRIAFIGKDMKSPMLAVCTPADGQDANCGNGNMFAIPPGSKAAVDAHYQRAIELGGTSDGEPGQRIPDQFYGAYVRDPDGNKLAFFHFG from the coding sequence ATGATCGGATACGTCACCATTGGTGTTAAGGACATGGCGAAAGCCAAGAAGTTTTACCTCGACCTGCTGGGTGATCTTGGCGCCAAAGAACTGCTGGATCTTGGTCGAATCGCCTTTATCGGTAAGGACATGAAGTCACCCATGTTGGCGGTTTGCACGCCGGCGGATGGCCAGGATGCGAACTGTGGTAACGGAAATATGTTCGCGATTCCGCCGGGTTCGAAAGCAGCGGTCGATGCCCATTACCAGCGCGCGATTGAGCTGGGGGGAACCAGTGACGGAGAACCGGGCCAGCGTATCCCTGACCAGTTCTACGGCGCCTACGTTCGCGACCCGGATGGCAACAAGCTGGCCTTTTTCCATTTCGGCTAG
- the rpmI gene encoding 50S ribosomal protein L35, giving the protein MSKMKTKSGATKRFKKTATGFKHKQSFTSHILTKKSPKRKRQLRGTKLIAKADVASIKRMTAC; this is encoded by the coding sequence ATGTCCAAGATGAAAACCAAAAGTGGGGCCACCAAGCGGTTCAAGAAAACCGCCACTGGCTTCAAGCACAAGCAGTCCTTCACCAGTCATATCTTGACCAAGAAGAGCCCCAAGCGTAAGCGTCAGCTCCGTGGTACCAAGCTGATCGCCAAGGCCGACGTGGCTTCCATCAAGCGTATGACAGCGTGCTGA
- the rplT gene encoding 50S ribosomal protein L20: MARVKRGVVARRRHKKILSQAKGYYGARSRVYRVAKQAVIKAGQYAYRDRRNRKRSFRALWIARINAGARANGLSYSRLIAGLKKANVEIDRKVLADLAMNEQQAFTAVVEKAKASL, translated from the coding sequence ATGGCTCGTGTAAAACGTGGCGTGGTAGCACGTCGTCGTCACAAAAAGATTCTCAGTCAGGCCAAGGGTTATTACGGAGCGCGCAGCCGCGTCTATCGTGTAGCCAAGCAGGCGGTTATCAAGGCCGGTCAGTATGCTTACCGTGACCGTCGTAACCGCAAGCGTTCATTCCGCGCACTGTGGATCGCCCGTATCAATGCTGGCGCCCGCGCCAACGGTCTGTCTTACAGCCGTCTGATTGCCGGTCTGAAAAAGGCCAATGTCGAGATTGATCGTAAAGTTCTGGCTGACCTGGCCATGAACGAGCAGCAGGCGTTTACTGCTGTTGTTGAGAAGGCAAAAGCGTCTCTGTGA
- the eutC gene encoding ethanolamine ammonia-lyase subunit EutC produces MSEEKPLVTGNVWRVLRQFTDARIGLGRAGISLPTRELLKFQLAHARARDAVHFPLDVKRLVENLSASPADLPGDSPLLLKSQAQDRLTYLQRPDLGRELSQESLEQLVRHRVRDQSEPVVAIVIVDGLSSSAIQNNAEPMVTQLLRDLNEEPGGWRLAPVTIVEQGRVAIGDEIGECLGASVVVVLIGERPGLSSPDSLGMYLTWGPERGLRDARRNCISNVRPGGLSFEQASQRLRYLMEEARRLRISGVSLKDRTDEVVIETTADSTTFLTD; encoded by the coding sequence ATGAGTGAAGAGAAGCCGCTTGTTACCGGAAACGTCTGGCGAGTACTGCGCCAGTTTACCGATGCCCGGATTGGCCTCGGCCGGGCTGGCATCAGCCTGCCTACGCGCGAGCTCCTCAAGTTTCAGCTTGCCCATGCCCGGGCAAGGGATGCGGTTCACTTTCCGCTGGATGTGAAGCGCCTGGTGGAAAACCTGAGCGCATCACCAGCAGACTTGCCGGGCGACTCCCCGCTGTTGCTGAAAAGCCAGGCGCAAGACAGGCTGACCTACCTTCAGCGGCCGGATCTGGGGCGGGAGTTGTCGCAGGAGTCGCTAGAACAGCTTGTCAGGCATCGGGTCCGCGATCAGAGCGAGCCCGTGGTGGCCATTGTGATTGTCGATGGCCTGTCATCCTCCGCGATCCAGAACAATGCGGAGCCCATGGTCACGCAGCTTCTCAGGGATCTGAATGAAGAACCCGGGGGTTGGCGACTGGCGCCCGTGACCATTGTGGAGCAGGGGCGGGTGGCCATAGGTGACGAAATTGGCGAATGCCTGGGAGCCAGCGTGGTGGTTGTCCTGATCGGGGAACGCCCCGGCCTCAGCTCACCCGATAGCCTGGGGATGTATCTTACCTGGGGGCCGGAGAGGGGTTTGAGAGATGCTCGCCGCAATTGCATCTCGAATGTGCGGCCAGGCGGCCTGAGTTTTGAGCAAGCAAGCCAACGGCTTCGCTACCTGATGGAAGAGGCAAGACGACTCAGGATATCCGGAGTCAGTCTCAAAGATCGAACGGATGAGGTTGTGATCGAGACAACGGCTGACAGCACGACTTTCCTGACCGACTAA
- a CDS encoding MerR family transcriptional regulator yields MLEPSHNNELPTIPGKRYFTIGEVAELCAVKAHVLRYWEQEFPQLSPVKRRGNRRYYQRADVITIRQIRSLLYDQGYTIGGAKQKLSSHEVKDDTSQYKQLIRQMITELEEVLDVLNTPVK; encoded by the coding sequence ATGCTGGAACCCAGTCATAACAACGAACTACCCACAATACCGGGTAAACGTTACTTTACCATTGGTGAAGTCGCCGAACTCTGCGCGGTAAAAGCGCACGTTCTCAGGTATTGGGAGCAGGAGTTTCCTCAACTGTCGCCGGTCAAGCGTCGTGGTAATCGCCGTTATTACCAGCGTGCGGATGTGATTACCATTCGCCAGATCCGAAGCCTGCTTTACGATCAGGGCTATACCATTGGCGGGGCGAAACAGAAGCTCAGCAGCCACGAGGTAAAAGACGACACGTCCCAGTACAAGCAACTGATACGGCAGATGATCACCGAACTTGAGGAAGTTCTGGATGTGCTCAACACTCCGGTGAAGTGA
- the pheS gene encoding phenylalanine--tRNA ligase subunit alpha: protein MENLDQLVQDGLAAVDSADSLQALDQIRVEYLGKKGVITQQAKTLGKLSAEERPAAGQKINEAKGQVEQAINARRTDLERAAIELKLASESIDVTLPGRGQDLGGLHPVTRTLQRIEQFFSRAGYTVEQGPEIEDDYHNFEALNIPGHHPARAMHDTFYFNPGTLLRTHTSPVQIRTMEAGKPPFRMICPGRVYRCDSDMTHTPMFHQVEGLLVEKNVSFADLKSTVEEFLRVFFERDLEVRFRPSYFPFTEPSAEVDIEWGREEDGSIKWLEVMGCGMVHPKVFEHCGIDAEEYRGFAFGLGVERLAMLRYGVNDLRMFFENDLRFLRQFR from the coding sequence ATGGAAAACCTGGATCAACTCGTTCAGGACGGTCTGGCGGCAGTCGACAGCGCAGACAGCTTGCAGGCGCTGGACCAGATTCGTGTTGAATACCTTGGCAAGAAGGGTGTGATTACCCAACAGGCAAAAACACTGGGCAAACTGTCTGCGGAAGAGCGCCCGGCAGCCGGCCAGAAGATCAATGAAGCCAAGGGGCAGGTGGAGCAGGCAATTAACGCCCGCCGCACGGATCTTGAGCGAGCCGCCATAGAACTGAAGCTGGCCAGCGAATCCATTGATGTGACTCTGCCTGGCCGCGGCCAGGACCTGGGTGGTCTGCACCCGGTGACCAGAACCCTCCAGCGTATCGAACAGTTTTTCTCCCGTGCCGGCTATACCGTGGAGCAGGGACCGGAAATCGAAGACGACTATCACAACTTCGAGGCTCTGAATATTCCCGGCCACCACCCGGCCCGTGCCATGCACGATACTTTCTATTTCAATCCGGGCACCTTGCTGCGCACTCACACGTCTCCGGTACAGATCCGTACCATGGAAGCTGGCAAGCCGCCGTTCCGCATGATCTGCCCGGGCCGAGTGTATCGCTGCGACTCCGATATGACCCACACCCCGATGTTCCACCAGGTGGAAGGGTTGCTGGTCGAGAAAAACGTCAGCTTCGCCGACCTGAAGAGCACCGTGGAGGAATTCCTGAGGGTATTCTTCGAGCGGGACCTGGAAGTGCGTTTTCGCCCCTCTTATTTCCCGTTCACCGAGCCGTCCGCGGAAGTGGATATCGAGTGGGGGCGTGAAGAGGACGGCAGCATCAAGTGGCTGGAAGTGATGGGCTGCGGCATGGTCCACCCCAAAGTATTCGAGCATTGCGGTATCGACGCCGAGGAATACCGTGGTTTTGCGTTTGGTCTCGGTGTCGAGCGCCTGGCCATGCTTCGCTATGGCGTGAACGACCTGCGTATGTTCTTCGAGAACGACCTCCGCTTTCTGCGGCAATTCCGTTGA
- the ihfA gene encoding integration host factor subunit alpha, translated as MAALTKAEMAERLYEELGLNKREAKEMVEAFFDEIRGALSHNEQVKLSGFGNFDLRDKKQRPGRNPKTGEEIPISARRVVTFRPGQKLKQKVEAYAGTQS; from the coding sequence ATGGCGGCTTTGACGAAAGCGGAAATGGCGGAGCGCTTGTACGAGGAATTGGGGCTTAACAAACGCGAAGCCAAGGAGATGGTAGAAGCTTTTTTCGACGAAATCAGGGGCGCTCTCAGCCATAATGAACAGGTCAAACTGTCAGGATTCGGCAACTTCGATCTGCGCGACAAGAAGCAGAGGCCGGGACGGAACCCGAAGACTGGTGAGGAAATCCCGATCAGTGCACGGCGAGTTGTTACGTTTCGACCGGGACAAAAACTAAAACAGAAAGTAGAAGCGTATGCTGGAACCCAGTCATAA
- the pheT gene encoding phenylalanine--tRNA ligase subunit beta — protein sequence MKFSEQWLREWVNPANDTQALMDQITMAGLEVDGFEPVAGKFSGIVVGEVVSVAPHPDADKLRVCQVSDGTQTVQVVCGAPNVRDGLKVPFAVVGAVLPGDFKIKKAKLRGQPSEGMLCSEVELGLSENHDGLMELPEDAPVGQELAEFLKLNDVTIDVDLTPNRSDCLSIKGIAREVGVLNSLVVEGPEIGPVEAVHAEVPEITVKAPEGCPRYLGRILRNVDLSVESPLWMQEKLRRSGIRSIDAAVDVTNYVMLELGQPLHAFDRDEIEGGIVVRMAKPGEKLVLLDGQEVELTVDTLVIADHAKPIAIAGVMGGEHSGVSEKTRDLILEAAYFDPITLAGKARHYGLHTDASHRFERGVDYELARDAMERATALLMSIVGGEPGEIVEVASKQDLPEDRTVDLREQRVADVLGLAIDRTTVEEILTRLGLHIDKLLKNGWRVHVPSFRPDISIEEDLIEEIGRIYGYNNLPVTEPIGALGLRPREEAIRPVSAIQDYFVSCGYQEAITYSFVDPKVQTLVDPEREGIALANPISSDLSVMRTTLWSGLLKTVAHNQNRQQPRIRLFETGLRFVKDGDQIDQQPMLAGVVVGSQLPENWANGRRNADFFDVKGEMESLFRLLGIEVQFLASQHPALHPGQTAELLRDGEHVGWLGTLHPQVQKKLELNGTILMFELFLNSIVSGYVPNFKDVSKFPEVRRDLAIIIGSDVGFADVERVAKKHAGEHLTALRAFDVYEGESLGEGNRSLALSLFWQHPERTLNEEEVHSLFNGVIEALQEELGATLRS from the coding sequence ATGAAATTCAGTGAGCAGTGGCTACGGGAATGGGTTAATCCGGCGAATGACACCCAGGCATTGATGGACCAGATCACCATGGCGGGTCTGGAAGTTGACGGATTCGAGCCGGTAGCCGGCAAGTTCAGTGGCATTGTGGTGGGTGAAGTGGTTTCCGTAGCGCCTCATCCGGATGCGGACAAGCTCCGGGTCTGTCAGGTTAGTGATGGCACCCAGACCGTACAGGTGGTTTGTGGCGCCCCCAATGTCCGTGATGGCCTAAAGGTGCCCTTTGCCGTTGTGGGCGCGGTGCTACCGGGCGATTTCAAGATCAAGAAGGCCAAACTTCGTGGGCAGCCGTCCGAAGGAATGCTGTGCTCGGAGGTCGAACTGGGCCTGTCTGAAAATCACGATGGCCTGATGGAATTGCCCGAAGATGCGCCGGTAGGCCAGGAGCTGGCTGAATTTCTCAAACTGAACGATGTCACTATCGATGTAGACCTGACGCCGAACCGCAGTGACTGCCTCTCGATTAAAGGCATCGCCCGTGAAGTGGGTGTGCTGAACAGTCTGGTGGTTGAAGGCCCGGAGATCGGTCCTGTGGAAGCGGTACACGCTGAGGTGCCGGAGATTACGGTCAAGGCCCCCGAAGGCTGCCCCAGATACCTGGGCCGTATTCTGCGCAACGTGGACCTGAGCGTTGAATCACCTCTGTGGATGCAGGAGAAGCTGCGCCGCTCCGGTATTCGCTCCATTGACGCGGCTGTGGATGTTACCAACTACGTCATGCTTGAGCTGGGCCAGCCCCTGCATGCGTTTGATCGCGACGAAATCGAAGGGGGGATTGTTGTTCGCATGGCGAAGCCGGGCGAAAAACTGGTACTGCTTGACGGACAGGAAGTGGAGCTGACCGTCGATACCCTGGTCATTGCCGATCACGCCAAACCCATTGCCATTGCAGGTGTGATGGGCGGAGAGCATTCGGGTGTGAGTGAGAAAACCCGTGACCTGATTCTGGAAGCGGCGTATTTCGATCCAATCACCCTGGCCGGCAAGGCCCGCCATTATGGCCTCCATACCGACGCCTCTCATCGCTTTGAGCGGGGCGTGGACTATGAGCTTGCCCGTGACGCCATGGAGCGGGCCACCGCATTGTTGATGTCGATCGTCGGCGGTGAACCCGGCGAAATTGTGGAGGTGGCCAGCAAGCAGGACCTTCCGGAAGACCGCACGGTGGATCTTCGTGAGCAGCGCGTTGCGGATGTTCTTGGGCTGGCAATTGACCGGACCACGGTTGAGGAAATCCTGACACGGCTTGGCCTGCATATCGACAAACTGCTGAAGAACGGCTGGCGCGTGCATGTACCCAGCTTCCGCCCCGATATCAGTATCGAAGAAGACCTGATTGAAGAGATTGGCCGAATCTACGGCTACAACAACCTGCCTGTAACAGAGCCGATCGGGGCCCTCGGCCTGCGACCTCGGGAAGAAGCCATTCGCCCGGTTTCCGCCATCCAGGATTACTTTGTTTCCTGTGGTTATCAGGAAGCGATCACCTACAGCTTCGTTGACCCGAAAGTCCAGACTCTGGTTGATCCGGAGCGGGAGGGTATCGCTCTGGCGAACCCGATTTCTTCCGACCTGTCGGTCATGCGTACCACCCTGTGGAGTGGGTTGCTGAAAACAGTGGCACACAACCAGAATCGACAGCAGCCACGCATCCGACTGTTCGAGACCGGCCTGAGGTTTGTAAAGGATGGCGACCAGATCGATCAGCAGCCAATGCTCGCTGGTGTGGTCGTTGGCAGTCAGCTACCCGAAAACTGGGCGAACGGTCGCAGAAATGCCGATTTCTTTGATGTAAAAGGAGAAATGGAAAGCCTTTTCCGACTTCTTGGGATCGAAGTGCAGTTTCTTGCCAGCCAGCACCCGGCTTTGCATCCAGGCCAGACGGCTGAATTGCTGCGGGATGGCGAACATGTAGGCTGGCTGGGCACGTTGCACCCACAAGTTCAGAAAAAACTGGAACTTAATGGCACGATTCTGATGTTTGAGCTATTCTTGAATTCGATCGTTTCTGGATATGTGCCTAATTTCAAAGATGTTTCAAAATTCCCTGAAGTTCGGCGTGATTTGGCTATTATTATCGGAAGCGATGTGGGGTTTGCAGATGTTGAGCGTGTGGCCAAAAAGCACGCTGGCGAGCACCTCACGGCTTTGCGTGCGTTTGATGTCTATGAAGGTGAAAGCCTGGGTGAAGGTAATCGCAGCCTTGCCCTCAGCCTGTTCTGGCAGCATCCTGAGCGCACACTAAATGAAGAAGAGGTGCATTCGCTCTTCAACGGTGTCATAGAGGCATTGCAGGAAGAGTTGGGGGCAACACTGAGGAGTTAA
- the infC gene encoding translation initiation factor IF-3 has protein sequence MIIKQRANRGRTPKAPINENIDATEVRLIDAEGNQVGVVSIEDAIKQAEEASLDLVQVTDSDPIVCKIMDYGKKIFDEKKAKAAAKKKQKQTQVKELKFRPGTEEGDYQVKLRNLVRFLENGDRGKLTIRFRGREMAHQEIGMKLMNRIEEDIDEIAQVEQRPKMEGRQMTMVVAPRKKK, from the coding sequence CTGATTATTAAACAGCGAGCGAATCGGGGGCGTACACCAAAGGCGCCAATCAATGAGAATATTGACGCAACTGAAGTCCGTCTTATTGACGCAGAGGGCAACCAAGTCGGCGTAGTGTCGATCGAAGATGCAATCAAGCAGGCAGAAGAAGCGTCTCTTGACCTGGTTCAGGTTACGGATTCCGATCCGATCGTCTGTAAGATAATGGACTACGGCAAGAAAATCTTCGATGAGAAGAAGGCCAAGGCTGCTGCGAAGAAAAAGCAGAAGCAGACTCAGGTCAAAGAGCTTAAGTTCCGACCAGGAACTGAAGAAGGGGATTATCAGGTCAAACTACGCAACCTGGTACGTTTCCTTGAAAACGGGGACCGCGGCAAACTCACTATTCGCTTCCGTGGGCGTGAGATGGCACACCAGGAAATCGGTATGAAGCTCATGAACAGGATTGAAGAGGATATTGACGAGATTGCCCAGGTAGAACAGCGGCCGAAGATGGAAGGCCGCCAGATGACCATGGTTGTGGCTCCCCGCAAGAAGAAGTGA
- a CDS encoding ethanolamine ammonia-lyase subunit EutB encodes MTHKYTFTLGARTWHFRTLADLLAKATPARSGDRLAGIMADSAEERVVAQMRLAELPLREFLSEALVPYEQDEVTRLILDSHDPVAFAPVAHLTVGDFRNWLLSDHATPESLEKLRTGLTPEMVAAVSKLMRNQDLILVAKKCQVTTAFRNTIGLPGHLSTRLQPNHPTDDVSGIAASILDGLLYGNGDAVIGINPATDNVSQAIKLMGLVDDVIRKYDIPTQSCVLTHVTNTLEAIEQGAPVDLVFQSIGGTEATNSSFGFSLSTLQEAREAALSLKRGTVGSNVMYFETGQGSALSANAHHGIDQQTCEARAYAVARRFDPLLVNTVVGFIGPEYLFDGKEIIRAGLEDHFCGKLLGLPMGCDICYTNHAEADQNDMDNLLTLLGVAGCTFIMGIPGSDDIMLNYQTTSFHDALYARRVLDLKPAPEFEDWLVRMQIFENDSRYEPSRQLPDRFRAPLKALTREVGDE; translated from the coding sequence ATGACTCACAAGTACACCTTTACACTGGGAGCACGAACCTGGCACTTCAGGACCCTTGCGGACCTGTTGGCAAAGGCAACGCCGGCACGATCAGGTGACCGGCTCGCCGGTATTATGGCCGACTCCGCGGAAGAGCGTGTGGTTGCCCAGATGCGCCTGGCAGAGCTGCCACTCAGGGAGTTTCTCTCCGAGGCGCTGGTGCCTTATGAGCAGGATGAGGTCACGCGTCTGATACTGGATTCCCACGATCCGGTCGCATTCGCACCAGTAGCGCACCTCACCGTAGGGGACTTTCGTAACTGGTTGCTGAGCGATCACGCAACGCCGGAGTCCCTGGAAAAACTGCGCACCGGCCTGACTCCGGAAATGGTCGCGGCCGTAAGCAAGTTGATGCGGAACCAGGATCTCATCCTGGTAGCGAAGAAATGCCAGGTGACAACGGCCTTCCGGAACACCATCGGCCTGCCCGGCCATCTCTCAACCCGCCTGCAGCCGAATCATCCGACCGACGACGTTTCCGGCATTGCCGCGAGCATCCTGGACGGTCTTCTTTACGGAAATGGCGATGCGGTCATCGGCATCAACCCGGCCACAGACAACGTCAGCCAGGCCATCAAACTGATGGGCCTGGTGGATGATGTTATCCGGAAATACGACATTCCCACCCAGTCCTGTGTGCTTACCCATGTCACCAACACGCTTGAGGCAATAGAGCAGGGCGCACCGGTGGACCTGGTGTTCCAGTCCATCGGGGGTACGGAGGCCACCAACAGCAGCTTTGGCTTCAGTCTCTCGACACTTCAGGAGGCGCGGGAGGCGGCCCTGTCCCTGAAGCGGGGTACGGTCGGCAGCAACGTGATGTACTTCGAGACGGGGCAGGGCAGTGCCTTGTCTGCGAATGCCCACCACGGCATCGACCAGCAGACCTGTGAGGCGAGGGCCTACGCCGTGGCGCGGCGCTTCGACCCGCTGCTGGTCAACACGGTTGTTGGTTTCATCGGCCCGGAATACCTGTTCGACGGCAAGGAAATCATCCGCGCTGGCCTGGAGGATCACTTTTGCGGGAAGCTGCTCGGCCTGCCCATGGGGTGCGATATCTGTTACACCAACCATGCGGAAGCCGACCAGAACGATATGGACAACCTGCTTACCCTGCTGGGGGTCGCAGGCTGCACCTTCATCATGGGTATTCCCGGTTCCGACGACATCATGCTGAACTACCAGACCACCTCCTTCCACGACGCTCTTTACGCCCGCCGTGTCCTTGACCTGAAGCCTGCTCCCGAGTTCGAGGACTGGCTCGTTCGAATGCAGATCTTCGAAAACGACTCACGATACGAACCGAGCAGGCAGTTGCCTGACCGGTTCAGGGCGCCATTGAAAGCGTTGACCCGGGAGGTAGGCGATGAGTGA